Genomic segment of Fischerella sp. PCC 9605:
TGCTGTGCCGTAAGTTTTACATTTACGAAAACAAAAGTCGTCTACCCCAAGAGTCTGTGGCGTTACGATTGGTGGCAGTGGGATTGAGCGGACTAAATTTAACAGCGTGTTGCGTGAAACTTTTATCCCCAATTGCTCCGAGAGTCTTACCCCTGCTGCACCACCATTAGCTAAACCAATCGCACTCAGTCTTTGAGCTAAACGTAGAGTTTTTCTTGCCCAAGGTGCGGTCACATTGGTCAACCTTTCGGTTCAAAGCAGCAACACCTGTCCATACAAGCGAGGGAGCTTTCCATTGCAGATGTCTCCAGTGCTGATACTTGTTGCTTAAGTTAGTCAGGTCATTTAGTATTTCACTGGCTGATTGATAGCGCTGACGACAATCAAAGCGCACCATTTTATTGAGGATATCTACTAATTTTGGGTGAAGATGCGGTACACGGTGACTCCAAACAATTTCACCTGTGCTGGGATTGCTTGGATCTCGTAGTTTTGACAACTGATTAGGCAGTAATCCTGTAAGTGCTTGGATAACAACTATACCCAGTGCATAGATATCGCTGTTAAATTGTGGGTCGCCATGAAATTGTTCGATTGGCATATAGCCAATAGTGCCAATAGTAACTGTTTTAGTTGTTTGCTCTTGTTGGTTAATAGTTTGAGTTACGAGTTCTTTAACTGCACCAAAATCAATTAAAACTATCTTACCGTCTGTCTGACGACGGATTAAATTTTCCGGTTTAATATCTCGATGGATGACTTTTTGACCATGCACGAAGACCAAAATGTCTAACACCTCTGTTAACAGATGAATTACTTGGTCTTCTGGTAGGAGTTGTCCTAGCAGAATTTGAGCTAAGGTCTGACCTGGTATAAACTCTTGGACTAAGTAAAAGTCTTGGTTTTCCTCAAAATAAGCAAATAGCTGCGGAATTTTGGCATGACGACCTAATTTTTCTAAGGTTTCTGCTTCTGTTTGAAATAGACGACGGGAAATTTGTAAAGTTGTTGGGTTGTTACTGAGTTGTTACTGAGAGGTCGCAGTTGTTTTACTACACATTGAGGCTTTCCTGGACGCTTAATATCTTCTGCGATATAAGTCTGCCCAAATCCACCACAAGGTAGGACTGTTACAATTCGGTAACGTCCATCCAAAAGTTGACCGATGTTTAAAAGCTGACCGAGCATAATATTTAAACTCATCAACAATTCTTGCTGCAAAAGCAGTACAAAAGTTAACTCAATACCTCAGTCTTTTATTTTTCAGGCATAATTACTCGTTGACAAAATTAATATTGTCTGAGTTCTCACGGAAGAGAATTGATTCTGGAGATTCATCTTAAAATCAGATTTATAAACAATTCTATATTTGATGAAAAATTCATTAGTTTCAGCCCTACAGGTGGTGAGATGAAATTTTCTTCACCATTGGCATTGGCTAACCTAGACTTGCTAAAGTACATCAAAACTAGTTCCAGAATTAGAGTAGCATTTAATACCATATTGATTGCGTATCAAAAGCAGAAAATCTTCTCTATCATAGTTAGCTTGTAGGCACAGAAAATACTTTGATTTGAAAAGTATCGGTTTTCTTTTGAGAGTATACTTATGAATCAGTTAGAATTTGAAAGAGTATATCAATATGAGTTGACGCCAAAACAAAAGAAGGTATTACCTTTATTTTTAGCTGGACAAACTGATGAACAAATAGCCAGAGAACTTGGCGCTACTCACCGTTCTACAGCTAGCCACCAGCTAAGAAATATCTCTACAAAGTTTGGCTTTCCCCCAGAGACTGAACCCGATTATCGTTGTAATTTAATCGAAATATTCGCCAAGTATAAGCCGGAGTTGGTTAGTTTAAAGGCTTTAGATAAATGTGGGCATATTGTCCAGAACATCCGCTTTCCCGAAGGACCAGAACCAATCAATTCTGCTTTTTATCAAGAACGTTTTCCGATTGAATCTCGTTGTGATAGCGCCATGAAAGAACCAGGCGCACTCATTCGGATTAAAGCGCCCAAGCAAATGGGAAAAACTTCCTTGCTGAAAAGAATTAGGGCGGAGGCGAAGAAAAATAATTATAGTACAGTTTATTTGAATTTTAGCTTAATCGAAACAAATAAATTTACTAGCGCTAATGATTTTCTCCGCAGTTTTTATGCGTATATTATGAATCAATTGCCTTCAGCACCTCCACTACAAAGTTGGAATCAAGATATTCCCAGCATGGTAAACTGCACTCTGACATTTCGTGAGTTACTTAAACAACTAGATGGTATTTTAGTTTTAGCTTTAGATGAAGTA
This window contains:
- a CDS encoding serine/threonine-protein kinase, translated to MSRRLFQTEAETLEKLGRHAKIPQLFAYFEENQDFYLVQEFIPGQTLAQILLGQLLPEDQVIHLLTEVLDILVFVHGQKVIHRDIKPENLIRRQTDGKIVLIDFGAVKELVTQTINQQEQTTKTVTIGTIGYMPIEQFHGDPQFNSDIYALGIVVIQALTGLLPNQLSKLRDPSNPSTGEIVWSHRVPHLHPKLVDILNKMVRFDCRQRYQSASEILNDLTNLSNKYQHWRHLQWKAPSLVWTGVAALNRKVDQCDRTLGKKNSTFSSKTECDWFS
- a CDS encoding AAA-like domain-containing protein, which encodes MNQLEFERVYQYELTPKQKKVLPLFLAGQTDEQIARELGATHRSTASHQLRNISTKFGFPPETEPDYRCNLIEIFAKYKPELVSLKALDKCGHIVQNIRFPEGPEPINSAFYQERFPIESRCDSAMKEPGALIRIKAPKQMGKTSLLKRIRAEAKKNNYSTVYLNFSLIETNKFTSANDFLRSFYAYIMNQLPSAPPLQSWNQDIPSMVNCTLTFRELLKQLDGILVLALDEVDKLFEYPEIYENFFPMLRNWNENANESEIWERLRLVVAHSTEDYGRLDINRSPFNVGFPVRLEEFTEEQVKSLAIRHGLDSKVILPIMSVVGGHPYLVRLALYYLVCQDAELGQLLKEATTDTGIYTEHLRRHLETFQEHEELRTVFRQIVNNNQPIKLEIKNRQIYQLDSMGLIKISNNFVMPSCRLYQEYFCDRL